The Flavobacterium sp. 20NA77.7 genome includes the window TTTATCTTTATACCCTCAATACTAAAGAGACATTTGCCTACTATGTCAAAATTTAAGGAATTAAAATCACGCTGGAATATTAAAAGTAATTTTCAGTTTTTTATCATTTTTTGCGTTTTTGCAATTACAGGTTCGACTGCAGCCGTGATTGCAAAACCTATTTTGGGAGTTATTGGCATTACAAAAGAAAGTGTTTCATTATGGGTGTATTACCCCTTATATATCTTAATTATATATCCATTCTACAAAATTCTTTTATTATTTTACGGAGCCCTATTTGGTCAACTACCTTTTTTTTGGAACATTGCAAAAAAATTATTCCTAAAAATGGGTTTCAAATTTTTAGTTGTTTTTATTGAGAAAAACACAAAACTGGGACAGTAAAAGCTATGTTTTATTAGCTTAAAAATTGTATTTTTGCAAAAATCCACGGGAAAACAAACCATGCAAAAATCAGAAGACAAAATTGAAATCATTGGTGCACGAGCACATAATCTAAAAAACATTGATGTTTCTATTCCAAGAGAACAATTAGTAGTTATAACTGGCCTTTCTGGTTCTGGAAAATCTTCATTGGCTTTTGATACCATTTATGCGGAAGGACAACGCAGGTACATAGAAACTTTTTCTGCTTATGCACGTCAATTTTTAGGCGGATTAGAACGTCCTGACGTGGATAAAATTGACGGCTTATCTCCTGTGATTGCTATTGAGCAAAAAACAACCAATAAAAGCCCTCGTTCTACTGTTGGAACCATTACAGAAATATATGATTTTCTTCGTTTATTATATGCAAGAGCAGCCGATGCGTATAGCTATAATACGGGAGAAAAAATGATATCCTATTCGGATGAGCAAATTAAAACCTTAATTTTTGAGGAGTTTAATGACCAACGAATAAATGTTTTAGCTCCTGTGGTACGTTCTAGAAAAGGGCATTATAGAGAGTTATTTGAACAAATAGCAAAACAAGGGTTTGTAAAAGTTAGAATTGATGGCGTCATAAAAGATATTGAATATGGCATGAAAGTGGATCGATACAAAACACATGACATCGAGATTGTGATTGACAGAATTGCCATAAAAAATGACGAGGAAACGGATAAACGCATTACAGAAAGTATCAAAATAGCGATGCATCATGGCGATGATAGTATGATGATTGTTACCCAAGATCAAGACGAAGTGCGCTATTACAGTCGAAGTTTAATGTGTCCTACGAGTGGTATTTCTTATCCAAATCCAGAGCCTAATAACTTTTCGTTTAACTCTCCAAAAGGAGCTTGTCCTGATTGTAACGGATTAGGTGTCGTTAACGAAATCAATTTACAAAAAATAATTCCTAATCCTTCCTTATCGATTAAAAATGGTGGTTTTGCTCCGTTAGGTGAATATAAAAGCTCATGGATTTTTAAACAGTTAGAAATCATTGGCGAAAAATTTGGTTTCAAATTAACTGACAGCATCAGTCAAATTCCTGCAGAGGCAATGGAAATGATATTGTATGGAGGAAATGATAAATTTTCGGTTGTATCTAAAGTAATGGGAATTACAAAAGAATATAAAATTGATTTTGAAGGAATTTCAAATTTTATCAAGAATCAATTTGAACAGTCTGATTCACAAAGCATTAAAAGATGGGCAAAAGAATTCATGGACGAAAATGAATGTGGAGCTTGTCAGGGAACTCGATTAAAAAAAGAAGCTTTATATTTCAAAATCAACGAAAAAAGTATTGGTGATTTAGTACAATTAGACATTGTGGAATTAGCTTCTTGGTTTACAGCATTGCCTTCTCATCTTTCGGAAAAACAACGTGTAATTGCCACCGAGATACTCAAAGAAATCAATGCTAGAATACAATTTTTATTAGATGTTGGCTTAGATTACCTAAATTTAAATAGAAGTTCCAAAACGTTATCTGGAGGTGAAGCACAACGGATTCGATTGGCTACACAAATTGGCTCACAATTAGTGGGTGTATTATACATTTTAGATGAACCAAGCATTGGGTTACACCAAAGAGACAATGAACGATTAATCAAATCATTAGAAAGTTTACGAGATATTGGCAACTCGGTGTTAGTTGTTGAACACGACAAAGACATGATAGAACGTGCCGATTATGTCATTGATATTGGTCCAAAAGCAGGTAAATTTGGTGGACAAATCATTAGCCAAGGAACACCAAAAGAACTTTTAAAAGAAAATACCATTACGGCACAATACCTGAATGGGACAATGAAAATTGAAGTACCCAAAATTCGCCGTAGTGGCAATGGAAAATGCATTAAACTAACAGGAGCAACAGGAAATAATTTAAAAAATGTTTCGGTAGAATTTCCATTAAGTACCATGATTTGCGTTACAGGTGTTTCTGGAAGTGGAAAATCTACTTTAATAAATGAAACCCTCTATCCTATTTTAAACACGCATTTTTACAATGCAGTCAAAAAGCCACAACCTTATAAAAAAATTGAAGGATTAGCACATATTGATAAAGTCATTGATATTGACCAAAGCCCTATTGGAAGAACGCCAAGAAGTAATCCAGCAACTTATACCGATGTGTTTTCAGAAATTAGAAGCTTATTTACACAAACACCCGAAGCACAGATTAGAGGATATAAACC containing:
- the uvrA gene encoding excinuclease ABC subunit UvrA; this translates as MQKSEDKIEIIGARAHNLKNIDVSIPREQLVVITGLSGSGKSSLAFDTIYAEGQRRYIETFSAYARQFLGGLERPDVDKIDGLSPVIAIEQKTTNKSPRSTVGTITEIYDFLRLLYARAADAYSYNTGEKMISYSDEQIKTLIFEEFNDQRINVLAPVVRSRKGHYRELFEQIAKQGFVKVRIDGVIKDIEYGMKVDRYKTHDIEIVIDRIAIKNDEETDKRITESIKIAMHHGDDSMMIVTQDQDEVRYYSRSLMCPTSGISYPNPEPNNFSFNSPKGACPDCNGLGVVNEINLQKIIPNPSLSIKNGGFAPLGEYKSSWIFKQLEIIGEKFGFKLTDSISQIPAEAMEMILYGGNDKFSVVSKVMGITKEYKIDFEGISNFIKNQFEQSDSQSIKRWAKEFMDENECGACQGTRLKKEALYFKINEKSIGDLVQLDIVELASWFTALPSHLSEKQRVIATEILKEINARIQFLLDVGLDYLNLNRSSKTLSGGEAQRIRLATQIGSQLVGVLYILDEPSIGLHQRDNERLIKSLESLRDIGNSVLVVEHDKDMIERADYVIDIGPKAGKFGGQIISQGTPKELLKENTITAQYLNGTMKIEVPKIRRSGNGKCIKLTGATGNNLKNVSVEFPLSTMICVTGVSGSGKSTLINETLYPILNTHFYNAVKKPQPYKKIEGLAHIDKVIDIDQSPIGRTPRSNPATYTDVFSEIRSLFTQTPEAQIRGYKPGRFSFNVTGGRCETCEGSGVRTIEMSFLPDVYVECETCQGKRFNRETLEIRYKGKSISDILNMTVDEAVDFFENIPKIYRKIKTIQDVGLGYITLGQQSTTLSGGEAQRIKLATELSKKDTGNTFYILDEPTTGLHFEDIRILMDVIQKLVDKGNTVVIIEHNLDVIKLADYIIDIGPEGGKGGGKVVCCGTPESIVKNKESHTAKFLKKELS
- a CDS encoding DUF6787 family protein, producing the protein MSKFKELKSRWNIKSNFQFFIIFCVFAITGSTAAVIAKPILGVIGITKESVSLWVYYPLYILIIYPFYKILLLFYGALFGQLPFFWNIAKKLFLKMGFKFLVVFIEKNTKLGQ